One Natrinema halophilum genomic window carries:
- a CDS encoding ribbon-helix-helix domain-containing protein, producing the protein MERVTLRIPKQQIEEVEQLVDSGEFPNRSEAIRSAVREMVNEQQDGPNERSGKRNWAKV; encoded by the coding sequence ATGGAGCGTGTAACACTGCGAATCCCGAAACAGCAGATCGAGGAAGTCGAACAGTTAGTCGACTCGGGCGAGTTCCCGAACCGGAGCGAAGCGATCCGGTCGGCCGTCCGTGAGATGGTCAACGAACAACAGGACGGGCCGAACGAACGGTCCGGCAAACGCAACTGGGCCAAGGTATAA
- the ftsZ gene encoding cell division protein FtsZ gives MQDIVQDALENAEEEAREMDVSMDDDEFGDPRIVIVGCGGAGNNTINRLYNIGVDGADTVAINTDKQHLKMIEADTKILVGKSLTNGLGAGGDPSMGERATEMAQSTIKDVLGDADLVFVTAGMGGGTGTGAAPVVSKIAKEQGAIVVGMVSTPFNVERARTVKAEEGLEKLREQADSIIVLDNNRLLDYVPNLPIGKAFSVMDQIIAETVKGISETITQPSLINLDYADMSTIMNQGGVAVMLVGETQDKNKTDEVVKDAMNHPLLDVDYRGASGGLVHITGGPDLTLKEAEGIADNITERLEASANVIWGARIQENYKGKVRVMAIMTGVQSAQVLGPTTQKQADKSRASIEGLNDGDFDASNNVESRTSDFGAQSDGGRDKVEQQNGVDVIR, from the coding sequence ATGCAAGACATCGTTCAGGATGCGTTAGAGAACGCGGAGGAAGAGGCCCGGGAAATGGACGTCTCGATGGACGATGACGAATTTGGCGACCCCCGAATCGTCATCGTCGGTTGTGGCGGTGCCGGAAACAACACGATCAATCGACTGTATAACATCGGCGTCGACGGCGCCGATACCGTGGCGATCAACACGGACAAACAGCACCTCAAGATGATCGAGGCTGACACGAAGATTCTCGTGGGCAAGTCGCTCACGAATGGGCTCGGGGCTGGTGGCGATCCGTCGATGGGCGAGCGCGCCACAGAGATGGCTCAGAGCACGATCAAGGACGTTCTCGGCGACGCGGACCTCGTGTTCGTGACCGCCGGAATGGGCGGTGGCACCGGCACGGGTGCAGCCCCCGTCGTCTCGAAAATCGCCAAAGAGCAGGGTGCGATCGTCGTCGGCATGGTCTCGACTCCGTTCAACGTCGAACGTGCCCGCACGGTCAAAGCCGAGGAAGGCCTCGAGAAATTGCGAGAGCAGGCCGACTCGATCATCGTGTTGGACAACAACCGACTGCTCGATTACGTCCCGAATCTGCCGATCGGAAAGGCGTTTTCGGTGATGGATCAGATCATCGCCGAAACCGTCAAAGGAATCTCGGAGACAATCACCCAGCCGTCACTAATCAACCTGGACTACGCCGATATGTCCACGATAATGAATCAGGGCGGCGTCGCCGTCATGCTGGTCGGCGAGACCCAGGACAAGAACAAGACCGACGAGGTTGTCAAAGATGCGATGAACCATCCGCTTTTGGACGTCGACTACCGCGGCGCCTCGGGCGGACTCGTTCACATCACCGGTGGCCCCGACCTGACGCTGAAAGAGGCCGAGGGCATCGCCGACAATATCACCGAACGCCTCGAGGCGAGCGCAAACGTGATTTGGGGTGCCCGTATTCAGGAGAACTACAAGGGCAAAGTACGCGTCATGGCGATCATGACCGGCGTTCAGAGCGCCCAGGTTCTCGGCCCGACGACTCAGAAGCAGGCCGATAAGTCCCGTGCGAGCATCGAGGGACTGAACGACGGCGACTTCGACGCAAGCAACAACGTCGAGAGCCGAACGTCGGATTTCGGCGCACAGAGTGATGGCGGGCGCGACAAGGTCGAACAACAGAACGGCGTCGACGTCATTCGCTAA
- the ncsA gene encoding tRNA 2-thiolation protein NcsA — protein MDCNRCDEEAIMHAAYSGAHLCADHFRESVEKRVRRRIRRDDLVPHDATPENPQTWVIGLSGGKDSVVLTQILHDTFAKDPRIELVGLTIHEGIDGYRDKSVEACVELSEELGIRHELVSYEEEFGVRMDDVVEDDPENMAPCAYCGVFRRDLLSNYATELEADLLLTGHNLDDEAQTALMNVLEGDVEQIAKHFDASLGPLSDREEQDEFVPRAKPLRDVPEKEVALYAHVNDLPAHITECPHASEAYRGEIQQLLYELEENHPGTRHSILSGYEELADIAAERYAGDNGADLQNCVECGSTTTREVCRKCSLLESLA, from the coding sequence ATGGACTGCAATCGGTGTGACGAGGAGGCGATCATGCACGCAGCCTACTCCGGGGCACACCTCTGTGCCGACCACTTCCGTGAGTCGGTCGAAAAGCGGGTTCGCCGCCGAATCCGACGGGACGACCTCGTTCCGCACGATGCGACGCCAGAGAATCCCCAGACGTGGGTGATCGGCCTCTCGGGCGGCAAGGACAGCGTCGTCCTCACACAGATCCTCCACGATACCTTCGCCAAAGATCCCCGCATCGAACTCGTCGGCCTGACGATTCACGAAGGCATCGACGGCTACCGGGACAAATCGGTCGAGGCTTGCGTGGAACTCAGCGAAGAGCTCGGAATCCGACACGAACTAGTCAGCTACGAAGAAGAATTCGGCGTCCGAATGGACGATGTCGTCGAAGACGACCCTGAGAACATGGCTCCCTGTGCGTACTGCGGCGTCTTCCGGCGGGACCTGCTTTCGAACTACGCAACGGAACTCGAAGCCGACCTCCTTCTCACGGGCCACAACCTTGACGACGAAGCCCAGACCGCACTGATGAACGTCCTCGAAGGCGACGTCGAGCAGATCGCAAAGCATTTCGACGCGAGTCTCGGCCCGCTTTCGGACCGCGAGGAGCAAGATGAGTTCGTTCCACGTGCGAAACCGCTGCGTGACGTCCCCGAAAAGGAAGTCGCCCTCTACGCCCACGTCAACGACCTCCCAGCACACATTACCGAGTGCCCGCACGCGAGCGAAGCATATCGTGGCGAAATACAGCAACTTCTCTACGAACTCGAAGAGAATCACCCGGGCACCCGCCACTCGATCCTCTCGGGATACGAGGAACTGGCGGATATCGCGGCGGAACGGTACGCCGGTGACAACGGCGCCGACCTCCAAAACTGCGTCGAGTGCGGTTCGACCACGACTCGAGAAGTCTGTCGGAAGTGTTCGTTGCTCGAATCGCTCGCATAA
- a CDS encoding alpha/beta fold hydrolase produces the protein MRHRIFNEDGDEELVFVMGWGNRWTHENMSWLIGNLTGAGYRVHAFELPTNIDDFKADWLEPVAEYVRDVDDYQLLGHSAGSLVAQALDGADNHVYLSPWWGYDEGFPEPLLEAISMIPTTFPCLPISNMDREALGERATDHQLATIPSWISPAFIRETRRAQRDLLTIDHDAVVFCSLRDPVISLRPIGERVPAEHVVLYDGGHELFSAPDREQYVDLLLAALDDGSEAVEERPTVPA, from the coding sequence ATGCGACACCGGATCTTCAACGAGGACGGCGACGAGGAACTCGTCTTCGTCATGGGCTGGGGAAACCGCTGGACCCACGAGAACATGAGTTGGCTCATCGGAAACCTGACCGGGGCGGGCTACCGGGTCCACGCGTTCGAACTCCCCACCAACATTGACGACTTCAAAGCTGACTGGCTCGAGCCGGTCGCCGAGTACGTCCGCGACGTAGACGACTACCAGCTGCTGGGTCACAGTGCCGGCTCGCTCGTCGCACAGGCCCTCGACGGCGCGGATAATCACGTCTACCTGAGTCCGTGGTGGGGATACGACGAGGGGTTCCCCGAACCGTTGCTGGAGGCGATATCCATGATCCCGACCACGTTTCCGTGTTTGCCGATCAGCAACATGGACAGAGAGGCACTCGGCGAACGGGCGACTGACCACCAGCTCGCCACGATTCCATCGTGGATCTCTCCAGCGTTCATCCGTGAAACTCGCCGCGCACAGCGGGATCTGCTGACGATCGACCACGACGCCGTCGTCTTCTGCTCGCTTCGTGATCCCGTCATCAGCCTCCGCCCGATCGGCGAGCGGGTCCCTGCAGAACACGTCGTCCTCTACGATGGCGGTCACGAACTGTTTTCGGCCCCCGATCGCGAGCAGTACGTCGACCTCCTGCTTGCGGCCCTCGATGATGGGTCAGAGGCCGTCGAGGAGCGCCCGACCGTCCCTGCCTAA
- a CDS encoding DUF7095 family protein, translating into MSGFDRDEAVDRLERLVDTVEEERMPVPVREVWAFGDVALGLDPVERLDVYATKDVLVRDDSATSISSTDAEGAHGGDGEERGPDARFRESHGVRGVGKSVRADWAVEFPHFLRANESGHAAPERCLAAHLLGDDEPIHFEVCNSRFEDNVTQRLRGAQLREDYTQLLDPRGVCLWADGTRSEEAFRKLRESELALPTLSAALEMLGMDDDEAEAAAKELHAWRSRQDGVTVRGDVV; encoded by the coding sequence ATGAGTGGATTCGACCGAGACGAAGCGGTCGACCGCCTCGAGCGGCTCGTCGATACCGTCGAGGAAGAACGGATGCCGGTGCCGGTCCGCGAGGTGTGGGCGTTCGGCGACGTCGCGCTTGGGCTCGATCCGGTCGAGCGACTGGACGTTTACGCCACCAAAGACGTTCTCGTACGCGACGATAGCGCGACCTCGATTTCGAGCACCGACGCTGAGGGTGCCCATGGCGGTGATGGCGAGGAAAGGGGTCCGGATGCCCGTTTCCGCGAATCTCACGGTGTCCGGGGCGTCGGAAAATCCGTCAGAGCGGATTGGGCCGTCGAGTTTCCCCATTTTCTCCGGGCCAACGAAAGCGGCCACGCTGCCCCGGAACGGTGTCTCGCAGCCCACCTCCTGGGGGATGACGAACCAATTCATTTCGAGGTCTGCAACTCGCGATTCGAGGACAACGTCACCCAGCGACTTCGTGGCGCGCAGTTGCGCGAGGACTACACCCAGTTGCTCGACCCGCGGGGGGTTTGTCTCTGGGCCGACGGCACCAGAAGCGAGGAGGCATTTCGAAAACTGCGAGAGAGCGAACTAGCGCTGCCGACGTTGTCAGCGGCTCTCGAGATGTTGGGGATGGACGACGACGAGGCCGAAGCCGCGGCCAAGGAACTCCACGCGTGGCGCTCGCGCCAGGACGGCGTAACGGTACGCGGTGACGTCGTTTGA
- a CDS encoding ABC transporter permease subunit has translation MFELTRYDGRRRVRGSIYLSIGLSLLAAMVIWVYPSFRAEVDLDQLLSAYPEPILQVMGIQTMASLGGFLSFELYTFGWVILLGLYLAYSTAGTIADDVDRGRMDVLLAMPISRTRLVGERFAAVAVPVVVANLLPPIVVYVGAELIDEQLAAADVIAVHLFSIPYLFACAGIGLLASVVFDRAGIAQRVALGVTFALFLTESLLTGTDAEVVGAIAPMRYYDPNAILLEGSYDLAGAAILVAMTVALLVAAQLWFARADIA, from the coding sequence ATGTTTGAGTTGACCCGATACGATGGTCGCCGCCGGGTACGAGGGAGCATCTACCTCTCGATCGGCCTCTCGTTGCTCGCCGCGATGGTCATCTGGGTCTACCCGTCGTTTCGGGCCGAAGTCGATCTAGATCAGTTGCTATCGGCCTATCCGGAACCGATATTGCAGGTGATGGGCATTCAGACGATGGCCAGTCTGGGCGGGTTTCTCTCGTTCGAACTCTATACGTTCGGCTGGGTGATCCTGCTGGGGCTGTACTTGGCCTACAGTACGGCGGGGACGATCGCCGACGACGTCGATCGTGGCCGGATGGACGTCCTCCTGGCGATGCCGATTTCCCGAACGCGACTGGTCGGAGAGCGGTTCGCGGCGGTAGCCGTCCCGGTCGTCGTCGCGAACCTCTTGCCGCCGATCGTGGTCTACGTCGGTGCGGAACTAATCGACGAGCAACTGGCCGCCGCGGACGTCATCGCGGTCCACCTGTTTTCGATCCCGTACCTCTTTGCCTGTGCCGGGATCGGTCTGCTCGCATCGGTCGTTTTCGACCGAGCGGGGATCGCCCAACGTGTCGCCCTCGGAGTGACGTTCGCGCTGTTTCTGACCGAATCGCTCCTGACGGGAACTGACGCCGAGGTGGTCGGAGCGATTGCCCCGATGCGGTACTACGACCCGAACGCGATCCTGCTCGAGGGAAGTTACGACCTCGCGGGTGCGGCGATCCTCGTTGCGATGACCGTCGCTCTCCTCGTCGCCGCCCAACTGTGGTTCGCCCGGGCCGATATCGCTTGA